In the Chryseobacterium sp. MYb264 genome, one interval contains:
- a CDS encoding porin family protein, whose translation MKKLLLSAALLACTLSFAQTLGLKAGLNVSNISGGDTNSKAGFYGGAFLNVPVAKNFSVQPEILFNGVGAVSDIDSNMKINLSYISVPIMFQYNALPNLYLEAGPQFSFLAGSKLKYNNYSESANDLVKGFDFGIGLGAGYYITKNIGINARYVAGVTDITKKIEGEQIEGKNNVFQVGLSYKFK comes from the coding sequence ATGAAAAAATTATTATTAAGTGCGGCATTACTTGCATGTACCCTTTCATTTGCGCAAACTTTAGGTTTAAAAGCAGGTTTAAATGTCTCCAACATTTCAGGAGGTGACACTAATTCCAAAGCAGGATTTTATGGTGGAGCTTTTCTGAATGTTCCTGTAGCGAAAAACTTCAGTGTTCAGCCGGAAATATTATTCAATGGAGTTGGAGCGGTTTCTGACATTGACTCTAATATGAAGATAAATCTAAGCTATATCTCTGTGCCTATTATGTTTCAGTATAATGCGCTTCCGAATCTTTATCTTGAAGCAGGCCCTCAATTCAGCTTCCTAGCTGGCTCGAAGTTAAAATACAATAATTACTCAGAAAGCGCAAATGATCTGGTGAAAGGTTTTGATTTTGGCATTGGTTTAGGAGCAGGTTATTACATTACTAAAAACATCGGGATTAATGCCAGATATGTTGCAGGTGTAACAGATATTACGAAAAAAATCGAAGGAGAACAAATTGAAGGGAAAAACAATGTATTCCAGGTTGGATTATCTTATAAATTCAAGTAA